GGGTTCGCCATCATGGCGGTGTGGGCGGTCGCCGCGCTCGCCAGCGGGTACCTCCTGCTGAAGAAACGCGACGCGTAACGCTTTGGGCTTTGCTTTCATTTGAGCGGAACCGTCAGCGCCCCGATAGTCTCCTAACCCTTACGGGGGCGTGTGCCCTGCTGTCCTGAACCTTTTCGATGGGTGCGGAGCATGATCGAAGCAGTCGGCCTGACCAAGCGCTACGGCGACAAGACCGCTGTGTACAACCTTTCCTTCCAGGTGCGGCCCGGCGCGGTCACCGGCTTCCTAGGGCCCAACGGCTCGGGCAAGTCGACGACCATGCGCATGATCCTGGGCCTGGACAACCCGACCGCCGGCACGGTGACGATCGGCGGCTACCCGTACCGCAAGCTGCCGAACGCCGCACGCCAGGTGGGCGCCCTGCTGGACGCCAAGGCGGTGCACGGCGGCCGGCACGCCCGCAACCACCTGCTGAGCCTGGCCCAGCTGTCCGGTATCCCGGCCCGGCGGGTCGACGAGGTCCTCGGTGTGGTCGGCCTCCAGGACGTGGCCCGCAAGCGTTCCAAGGGCTTCTCGCTGGGCATGGGCCAGCGGCTCGGCATCGCGGCCGCGCTGCTGGGCGACCCGCAGGTGCTGCTCTTCGACGAGCCGGTCAACGGTCTCGACCCGGAGGGCATCCTCTGGGTGCGCAACCTGATGAAGTCGCTGGCCGCCGAGGGCCGCACGGTGTTCGTCTCCTCCCACCTCATGAGCGAGATGGCGGTGACCGCCGACCATCTGATCGTCATCGGGCGCGGACAGCTGCTCTCCGACATGAGCGTGACGGACTTCATCTCGGCGAACTCCGCCGACTTCGCGCGCGTACGCACCCCGCACACCGAGCCCTCGCTGCGCGAGAAGCTGGCCTCCGCGCTCACCGAGGCCGGCGGCCATGTGCTGCCGGAGCAGGACGGCGCGCTGCGGGTGACCGGGCTTGCGCTGCCCCGCATCAGCGACATCGCCCACGAGGCCGACGTACGCCTGTGGGAGCTGTCGCCGCACCAGGCTTCGCTGGAGGAGGCGTACATGCGGATGACGCAGGGCGCCGTCGACTACCGGTCCACCATCGACCAGAAGGCCGGTCTCCAGCAGCAGCTGCCGCCGGGCGCGCAGCCGCCGATGCCGGTGCCGGGCCAGGGCCAGCCGGGCTGGTACGCCCCGCCGCCCCCGCAGCAGCCCGGGTACGCGTCCCCGCAGCCGGCACAGGCGCCGCCGGCGGCCTCCTACGGGGCGTACGGCGCCCCGGGGGCGCCCGCCGCGCCGCCCGGCCCGAGCGGGGCCAACCCGTACGCGCAGGCGCCCGTACAGGCCCCGGCCCAGCCGGCCGCCCCGGTCGCGCCCGCGCCCCAGGCTCCGGCCGCCGCCGCGTCGCAGGACACGGCACCGGCCGCCCCCGTACAGGCACCCGCCACCCCCGTTGCCGCGCCCGACGCCGCCCCGACCAAGTCCGAGGACGCCCGATGAGCACCCCGCAGCA
This Streptomyces sp. NBC_00377 DNA region includes the following protein-coding sequences:
- a CDS encoding ABC transporter ATP-binding protein, with protein sequence MIEAVGLTKRYGDKTAVYNLSFQVRPGAVTGFLGPNGSGKSTTMRMILGLDNPTAGTVTIGGYPYRKLPNAARQVGALLDAKAVHGGRHARNHLLSLAQLSGIPARRVDEVLGVVGLQDVARKRSKGFSLGMGQRLGIAAALLGDPQVLLFDEPVNGLDPEGILWVRNLMKSLAAEGRTVFVSSHLMSEMAVTADHLIVIGRGQLLSDMSVTDFISANSADFARVRTPHTEPSLREKLASALTEAGGHVLPEQDGALRVTGLALPRISDIAHEADVRLWELSPHQASLEEAYMRMTQGAVDYRSTIDQKAGLQQQLPPGAQPPMPVPGQGQPGWYAPPPPQQPGYASPQPAQAPPAASYGAYGAPGAPAAPPGPSGANPYAQAPVQAPAQPAAPVAPAPQAPAAAASQDTAPAAPVQAPATPVAAPDAAPTKSEDAR